The Neochlamydia sp. S13 genome has a segment encoding these proteins:
- the rfbB gene encoding dTDP-glucose 4,6-dehydratase, translating into MKIKRKVSNILVTGGSGFIGSAFIRYLLKNVPHFKGLCLNFDLLTYAGNPQNLKEVENDPRYLFHQGDIKNEVFIEHLCREYAIDTIIHFAAESHVDRSIHGPKEFIETNVLGTFHLLEVIRRLPHIHFHHVSTDEVYGCLGNEGFFTESTPYAPNSPYSASKASSDHLVRAYGKTYHLSTCISNCSNNYGPYHFPEKLIPLTIINCLRKKLIPVYGQGTNVRDWLYVEDHAKALWMLLEKGNSGETYNIGGEEEWRNIDLIHEIIKIFAEIKQVNQEPYIKLIEYVQDRPGHDFRYAIDCSKIKKEIGWHPDHNFSQGIKETILWYINHPLWIENVQSGAYLKWIDTNYANRSACK; encoded by the coding sequence ATGAAAATAAAAAGAAAGGTTAGTAATATTCTTGTGACAGGAGGTTCAGGTTTTATTGGCTCTGCCTTTATTCGTTATCTTCTTAAAAATGTCCCTCACTTTAAAGGATTATGTCTTAATTTTGATTTATTAACCTATGCTGGTAATCCTCAAAATTTAAAAGAAGTAGAAAACGATCCGCGCTATCTTTTTCATCAAGGTGATATAAAGAATGAAGTCTTTATTGAACATCTGTGCCGAGAATATGCTATTGATACTATCATTCATTTTGCAGCCGAAAGTCATGTCGATCGTAGTATTCATGGGCCTAAAGAGTTTATTGAGACCAATGTATTAGGTACCTTTCACCTTTTAGAAGTTATCCGTAGGCTCCCTCACATCCATTTCCATCATGTTTCTACCGACGAGGTCTATGGATGCTTGGGAAATGAAGGCTTTTTTACAGAATCAACCCCCTATGCACCTAATTCTCCTTATTCTGCTTCAAAAGCTTCTTCCGATCATCTCGTACGTGCTTATGGAAAAACTTACCACCTATCTACTTGCATCTCTAATTGCAGCAATAATTACGGCCCTTATCATTTTCCTGAAAAACTTATTCCTCTGACCATCATTAATTGTCTAAGAAAAAAACTTATACCTGTTTATGGGCAAGGTACTAACGTACGTGACTGGTTGTATGTGGAAGATCATGCCAAAGCGCTGTGGATGTTACTGGAAAAAGGAAATTCAGGAGAAACTTACAATATCGGAGGTGAAGAAGAGTGGCGCAACATTGATCTCATCCATGAAATCATCAAAATTTTTGCCGAGATCAAGCAGGTTAATCAAGAGCCTTATATTAAGCTCATTGAATACGTGCAAGATCGCCCCGGGCATGACTTCCGTTATGCCATTGATTGCTCCAAAATTAAGAAAGAAATCGGCTGGCATCCTGATCACAACTTCTCTCAAGGCATTAAGGAAACTATCCTATGGTACATCAATCATCCTCTATGGATTGAAAATGTTCAATCGGGCGCTTATCTAAAATGGATAGACACTAACTACGCAAACCGTTCCGCATGCAAATAA
- a CDS encoding IS630 transposase-related protein, which translates to MVYSHDLRKKALNYIENGGSMATASEVFGVTVRTLTNWIKRKKQGCLAPKKRRQSPSKIDSEKLKLYIKQNPDAYLREIAEAFGVTITAVFYACKRLKITLKKRHPSTRKEMRINERSLDKS; encoded by the coding sequence ATGGTATATTCACACGATTTAAGAAAAAAAGCTTTGAATTATATAGAGAATGGCGGCTCAATGGCCACAGCTAGTGAGGTGTTTGGTGTAACAGTTCGCACGTTAACCAACTGGATTAAGCGGAAAAAACAAGGTTGCCTAGCTCCTAAAAAAAGACGACAGAGCCCCAGTAAAATAGATAGTGAAAAGCTAAAATTATATATAAAACAAAATCCTGATGCTTACCTTAGGGAAATAGCTGAGGCATTCGGAGTGACAATAACTGCAGTTTTTTATGCCTGTAAAAGACTGAAAATCACTTTAAAAAAAAGACACCCTTCTACAAGGAAAGAGATGAGAATAAACGAGAGGAGTTTAGACAAAAGCTAG
- the nth gene encoding endonuclease III encodes MNRKEKAAKIFTILNKLYPNPPIPLLHKDPYTLLVAVLLSAQCTDKCVNQVTPKLFAKADTPEKMAQLDIEDIQKIVRPCGLSARKAAAIHRLSEILAEKYQGKVPDTFEELEALPGIGHKSASVVLSQSFGKPAFPVDTHIYRCALRWGLSKGKTIAAVEKDLKLLFPQETWNKLHLQIIYFAREYCSARHPHVDRCPICRIITPS; translated from the coding sequence ATGAATAGAAAAGAAAAAGCAGCCAAAATTTTTACAATATTAAACAAGCTTTATCCTAATCCTCCTATTCCTCTTTTACATAAAGATCCTTATACTCTCCTCGTAGCTGTGCTATTGTCTGCTCAATGTACCGATAAATGCGTTAATCAAGTGACCCCTAAGCTTTTTGCTAAAGCTGATACGCCCGAGAAGATGGCCCAGTTAGACATAGAAGATATTCAAAAGATTGTCCGTCCTTGTGGACTTTCTGCACGTAAAGCTGCTGCTATCCATCGCCTCTCAGAAATTCTTGCAGAAAAATATCAAGGCAAGGTGCCTGATACCTTTGAAGAATTAGAAGCCTTGCCAGGCATTGGCCATAAATCTGCGTCTGTGGTCTTAAGTCAATCTTTTGGCAAGCCTGCTTTTCCAGTAGATACTCATATCTATCGATGCGCCCTACGCTGGGGGCTAAGTAAAGGGAAAACAATTGCAGCAGTAGAAAAAGATCTTAAGCTCCTCTTCCCTCAAGAGACTTGGAATAAATTGCATCTACAAATCATCTATTTTGCGCGTGAATACTGTTCGGCTCGTCACCCTCATGTGGATAGATGTCCTATTTGCAGGATAATAACCCCATCGTAA